One window from the genome of Drosophila albomicans strain 15112-1751.03 chromosome 2L, ASM965048v2, whole genome shotgun sequence encodes:
- the LOC117577421 gene encoding uncharacterized protein LOC117577421, whose translation MYSDNAINFVGTNNLLKELQMEFSKQQEKLQLFASELGMEWHFIPPRAPHFGGLWEAAVKSAKHLLVRQMANASLAESEVRAHLADVEAIRNSRPLTPLSSDPNDGEALTPGHLLIGQAIRLLPQGSVPDRPNKELTYLRRWQMLSTLRQWFWLAWSKDYIHNLQIRTKWKSPQPGLEVGCLVLVHEDNTPPQRWITGRVAGVTRGTDAQIRVAEIRTGTGTFKRPIHKLARLPVI comes from the coding sequence ATGTATTCGGACAACGCCATCAACTTCGTCGGGACAAACAACCTACTCAAGGAGCTACAGATGGAGTTCTCGAAGCAGCAGGAGAAACTGCAGTTGTTCGCGTCGGAGCTGGGGATGGAATGGCACTTCATCCCTCCTCGAGCCCCACATTTCGGAGGGCTGTGGGAGGCCGCGGTGAAATCCGCAAAGCATCTTCTCGTCCGGCAAATGGCCAACGCGTCACTGGCGGAAAGCGAGGTCAGAGCTCATCTGGCAGATGTCGAGGCCATTCGCAACTCGCGGCCTCTCACTCCACTCAGCTCCGATCCCAACGATGGCGAGGCTCTAACGCCGGGCCATCTTCTAATCGGGCAAGCCATACGTTTGCTGCCGCAAGGATCCGTGCCAGACAGGCCCAACAAAGAGCTGACGTATTTGCGAAGGTGGCAAATGTTATCCACGCTCAGACAGTGGTTTTGGCTCGCGTGGTCGAAGGACTACATCCACAACCTCCAAATCCGCACCAAATGGAAATCTCCACAGCCCGGCTTGGAGGTCGGATGCCTCGTCCTGGTTCACGAGGACAACACACCACCTCAGCGGTGGATAACTGGAAGGGTCGCAGGCGTAACCCGAGGAACAGACGCCCAAATACGGGTGGCCGAAATTAGAACGGGCACTGGCACATTCAAGCGCCCAATCCACAAATTAGCACGGTTGCCAGTAATTTGA
- the LOC117577418 gene encoding eukaryotic translation elongation factor 2: MVNFTVDEIRGLMDKKRNIRNMSVIAHVDHGKSTLTDSLVSKAGIIAGAKAGETRFTDTRKDEQERCITIKSTAISMYFEVEDKDLVFITHADQREKDCKGFLINLIDSPGHVDFSSEVTAALRVTDGALVVVDCVSGVCVQTETVLRQAIAERIKPILFMNKMDRALLELQLDAEELYQTFQRIVENVNVIIATYNDDGGPMGEVRVDPSKGSVGFGSGLHGWAFTLKQFSEMYSEKFKIDVVKLMNRLWGENFFNAKTKKWQKQKEVDNKRSFCMYILDPIYKVFDAIMNYKKEEINNLLEKIGVALKHEDKDKDGKALLKTVMRTWLPAGEALLQMIAIHLPSPVVAQKYRMEMLYEGPHDDEAAVAVKNCDPDGPLMMYISKMVPTSDKGRFYAFGRVFSGKVATGQKCRIMGPNYTPGKKEDLYEKAIQRTILMMGRYVEAIEDVPSGNICGLVGVDQFLVKTGTITTFKDAHNMKVMKFSVSPVVRVAVEPKNPADLPKLVEGLKRLAKSDPMVQCIIEESGEHIIAGAGELHLEICLKDLEEDHACIPLKKSDPVVSYRETVSEESNQMCLSKSPNKHNRLLMKALPMPDGLPEDIDNGDVSSKDDFKVRARYLAEKYDYDVTEARKIWCFGPDGTGPNFILDCTKSVQYLNEIKDSVVAGFQWASKEGIMADENLRGVRFNIYDVTLHADAIHRGGGQIIPTTRRCLYAAAITAGPRLMEPVYLCEIQCPEVAVGGIYGVLNRRRGHVFEENQVVGTPMFVVKAYLPVNESFGFTADLRSNTGGQAFPQCVFDHWQVLPGDPCEPSSKPYQIVQDTRKRKGLKEGLPDLSQYLDKL; this comes from the exons ATG GTCAACTTCACCGTCGACGAAATCCGTGGCTTGATGGACAAGAAGCGTAATATTCGCAACATGTCCGTAATTGCTCACGTTGATCATGGTAAGTCTACCCTGACTGACTCGTTGGTGTCCAAAGCTGGTATTATTGCTGGTGCAAAGGCTGGCGAGACCCGTTTCACCGATACTCGTAAGGATGAACAGGAGCGCTGCATCACCATCAAGTCAAC TGCTATCTCCATGTACTTTGAGGTGGAAGATAAGGATTTGGTGTTCATCACCCACGCTGATCAGCGTGAGAAGGACTGCAAGGGTTTCTTGATCAATCTAATTGATTCGCCCGGTCACGTTGATTTTTCATCCGAAGTGACAGCTGCTCTGCGTGTTACCGATGGCGCTCTCGTCGTCGTTGACTGTGTCTCTGGTGTGTGCGTGCAAACCGAGACTGTGCTGCGTCAGGCAATTGCCGAGCGTATTAAGCCTATTCTGTTCATGAATAAAATGGATCGTGCACTTTTGGAGCTGCAACTGGATGCTGAGGAGCTGTATCAGACTTTCCAGCGGATTGTTGAGAATGTAAACGTTATTATTGCCACCTACAACGACGATGGCGGTCCAATGGGTGAAGTGCGCGTGGATCCCTCAAAGGGCTCGGTTGGTTTTGGATCAGGTCTTCACGGTTGGGCTTTCACTCTCAAGCAGTTCTCGGAGATGTACTCTGAGAAGTTCAAGATCGATGTTGTCAAGCTAATGAACCG ACTTTGGGGAGAGAACTTCTTCAATGCGAAAACTAAGAAGTGGCAGAAGCAAAAGGAAGTGGACAACAAACGTTCCTTCTGTATGTACATTTTGGATCCCATTTACAAAGTATTTGATGCTATTATGAACTACAAGAAGGAAGAAATAAACAATCTGCTAGAGAAGATCGGCGTTGCTCTTAAGCATGAAGATAAGGACAAGGACGGTAAAGCTTTATTGAAAACCGTGATGCGCACCTGGCTGCCAGCCGGAGAAGCTCTGCTTCAGATGATTGCAATTCATTTGCCATCACCTGTTGTTGCTCAGAAGTACCGTATGGAGATGCTGTACGAGGGACCTCATGACGATGAGGCTGCCGTTGCTGTCAAGAACTGCGATCCCGATGGTCCACTTATGATGTATATCTCAAAAATGGTTCCGACCTCAGATAAGGGACGTTTCTACGCTTTCGGACGTGTGTTCTCCGGCAAAGTCGCCACTGGCCAGAAGTGCCGCATCATGGGCCCCAACTACACGCCCGGCAAAAAGGAAGATTTGTATGAGAAGGCTATCCAACGTACCATTCTAATGATGGGTCGTTACGTTGAAGCCATCGAAGATGTGCCTTCTGGCAATATCTGTGGGCTGGTCGGAGTCGATCAGTTTTTGGTTAAAACTGGTACCATCACTACATTCAAAGATGCCCATAACATGAAg gTGATGAAGTTCTCCGTTTCACCTGTTGTGCGCGTGGCCGTGGAGCCTAAGAACCCAGCCGACTTACCCAAATTGGTTGAGGGTCTGAAACGTTTGGCCAAATCTGATCCTATGGTACAGTGCATCATTGAGGAATCTGGCGAGCACATCATTGCCGGTGCCGGTGAATTGCATTTGGAAATCTGTCTTAAGGATCTAGAAGAAGATCACGCATGTATCCCCTTGAAGAAATCCGATCCTGTGGTCTCTTACCGTGAAACCGTCTCCGAAGAGTCGAACCAGATGTGCTTGTCAAAGTCTCCCAACAAGCACAACCGTCTGCTCATGAAAGCTCTACCCATGCCTGATGGTCTGCCCGAAGATATTGACAATGGTGACGTTAGCTCCAAAGATGACTTCAAGGTCCGTGCCCGATATTTAGCTGAGAAGTACGACTACGATGTGACTGAAGCCCGTAAGATCTGGTGCTTTGGTCCCGATGGCACTGGACCCAACTTCATTCTCGACTGCACCAAGTCCGTGCAGTACCTTAATGAAATCAAGGATTCTGTGGTTGCCGGCTTCCAGTGGGCCTCTAAGGAAGGTATTATGGCTGATGAGAATTTGCGTGGTGTTCGCTTTAACATCTATGATGTTACCCTCCACGCTGATGCCATTCATCGTGGTGGTGGCCAGATCATTCCAACTACACGTCGTTGTCTGTATGCTGCTGCTATTACCGCCGGACCTCGCTTGATGGAGCCTGTCTATCTATGCGAAATCCAGTGCCCCGAAGTCGCAGTTGGTGGCATTTACGGCGTGTTAAACCGACGTCGTGGTCACGTTTTCGAGGAGAATCAAGTGGTTGGTACGCCGATGTTCGTAGTGAAGGCATATCTTCCTGTCAACGAGTCCTTCGGCTTTACTGCTGATCTACGTTCTAACACCGGTGGTCAGGCCTTCCCACAGTGTGTGTTTGACCATTGGCAAGTGCTGCCTGGTGATCCATGCGAGCCGTCTAGCAAGCCCTATCAAATTGTTCAAGATACCCGTAAGCGCAAGGGTCTCAAGGAGGGTCTGCCTGACCTATCGCAGTATTTGGACAAGTTGTAA